Genomic window (Caldinitratiruptor microaerophilus):
TCGCGCTCGAGCCGGCGCTCATCCTGCAGGGACCGTGGCCGGCGACCCTGTGGGTCACGGCCAGCGCCGTGGCGGGTATCGTCGGGCTGGCGCTCGCCGTCGTCGGTCACCTCCGCGGCCGGCTGAGCCTGCCCTGGCGGGTCCTGTTCGCCCTCGTGGCCGTGGTGGCCATCAGCCCGCGGTTCGTCCCCTCCCTGATCGGGATGCTGGGGCTCGGCGCGCTGATCGGGCTGCGGACGTGGCTCGTCCGGGGGGACGGCGCCTGGGTCGATCCCCGCCACCCGGTGGGGGCCGCCATCGACGCCGGTCGCACGGAGGCCGCGGCTCTGGAGTCCGCACGGGAGGTGGAGTGAGGGGTCTTCGGAACGAGTGCGGGACGCCGTAGCGACGCAGGGCTCGGAACTTGCACGGGAGGGACAAGGCGATGCAGAGGCGCAGTGGGTGGAGGGTCGCACTTTTCACCGTATTGGTCGGTGCGCTTCTGGCCGGCTGTGCGGGGCAACCGCAGGGCGGCGGCCAGGGCCAGGGCAGCGCCCCTCCGGCGCAGCAGCAGCCGGCGGCGCAGTCCTCCGGCGGGGGCGCGCAACGCCAGCCGGTGACGCTGACGTGGGCGGCCGGGTCGGTCGGCGGCGGCTGGTACACGCAGGCGGGTGGCCTTGCCGACGTCATCCACCAGAAGGTGCCCTGGATCAACATCAAGGTCGTGCCGGGCGGCGGCGTGCAGAACGTCCTGGCCGTCGACGCCGGTCAGGAGGCGGAGCTCGCCTGGGGCCTGCCGCCCCTGGTCGACGCCGCGATGAAGGGCCAGGACCCCTACAAGGCCCCGGTGAAGAACGTGCGGGCGATCCTCGCCGGCATGGGCATCAACCACTTCCACATGATCGCCGGGGCGGATACGGACATCCGCAGCTTCGAGGACATCTTCGGCGGCAAGAAGCCGCTCAAGATCGCCCTTCCGACCGTGGGCTCGTCGGACGAGTGGGTGTTCCGGCGGATCATGGCGTTCTACAACACGAGCTACGAGGATCTCCAGAAGAAGGGGTACAAGTTCTTCAACGTCTCCTACCAGGAGCAGTCGAACGCCTACCGGGACCGCAACGCCGACGTCTGGTTCACCCAGCTCGCCCTGCCGGCCGCGGCCGTGCAGGAGGGCACGCAGGGCCGCAAGGGACGGCTCATCCCTTTCCCGCCGGAACTGGTCCAGCACCTCCAGGGGATGGCCCTGCTGTCCCAGAAGATCCCGGCCGGGACGTACAAGAACGTGGAGAACACGGAGGACGTCCCCGTCGTGGCCATGGGGAACGTGATCCTGGTGAACGCCAACGTGCCGGATGACGTGGTCTACGCCATCACGAAGGCGCTCAACGAGGACGGCCTGAAAGAGGCGAAGGCCGTTCAGCCCCAGTTCGCCTCCTACGACCCCTCCGTCGGACCCAAGGGGACCGGCGCGCCGCTCCACCCCGGCGCGGAGAGGTGGTACAAGGAGAAGGGGCTGTTGAAGTAACAGGGCGCGTCACCGGCCCGGCGGGTGCATCTCGGCTGGGGGTCGACGGTCGCCCATGGCCGGCTAGCGACAAGCCGGCGAGTGTGCAGTGGGTGCACGGACGCCCGCGGAGGCACTCGCCGGCTTTCACCGCGTTCACCATCCGGAGCGGACCGGCGTACATTATGTCACCCAGGGATCACCGGCCGAACCGAGGTGGACGCCATGTCTGCTGTCGAGCAGGCCTTCGCGGCGGGACAGGGCAAGCGGGCGCTTCTCCTGCTCACGGGTTTCCCCTTTCTCCTCATCGGGACCGTCGAAGGGGTGGCGCCGGGCCTGACCGTCGTGCGGGCAGAGGATGCCGTGCCCTCGGAACTGCGAGGGCGGCCCTTTCACGTGGTGACCGACGTCATCGCGGCATTCTACGTCGAGCGTGCCCCCGGCGAGATTCCACGCCTGGACGGCAGCACGCACCGCAAACGCTACGTGGCGCTCGGCGACATCCCGTCGGCGGACGCCGGGGAGCTCTTGCGCGGGCCGCGGGGGTCGGTCGCGGTGGCTCTTCACGGCCTGCTCGGGCGAGACGTGCTCCTGGTGCTGAGGCCCGACCGACTCCACCTCCTGGGATCCGTCTTCCGTCCCCTCCTCGTCGGTCGCGTCGGTGCCGTGCAGCCCGGTCTCGTCTGGCTCGACGCGCCGAACCTGCGCCTGCCCAGCGCACCTGACTTCGTCTTTCCGCTCCCGCTGGCCGTGCCTCTGGGCCAGATCGGCTCCTTCGCGCCGCTGTCCAGGGACGTGCAGTTTCCACTGGTGTGAGGGGTGTGATGAGCCGAATGCTGCGCCGGTACCACGTGGTGGCCGTGTCCGTGCCCATCACCTACAACCGCCATGGTGATCACGACCCCAACGGAAAGATGCTGGTGCTGGCGGAGCACCTGGACGAACTGCGCCGCCAGGTAGCAGAGCGCCCCGCCGAGCCCGTCCCCCTGGCGCAGCCGCTGGTGCTGCGGGCCTGCCTCGGCGATCGGGTACGCGTCGCCTTCGAGAACCGCCTCGACCAGCCTGCCTCCCTGCACGTGAACGGCTTGACATATGACGTGTACGCGTCGGACGGGGCGAGCGTGGGTGCCAACCCGGACACCACCGTGGTCCCGGGCGGGGTCATGGTCTACGAGTGGCATGCCGACCGTCTGGGAGCCTATCTGTTCCACGACCTGGCCGATCCGCGCGCGGGCGACGCCGGCAGCCAGGTCCACGGCCTGTGGGGCGTCGTCCTCGTTGAGCCCCCGGGCTCCCGCTGGTTGGACCCCGAAACCCATCGCCCGCTCGCCGCGGGGACGGAGGCGGTCGTCGAGCATCCCCTGCTCCCCGACCGGCGCGAATTCGTCGCCTGCTTCCACGACGAGGCCCCCGTGGTGGACCGGGACGGAAACACACCGGTCGATCCGCTGACCGGTCAGCCGGACGCCACGCATGCCATCAACTATCGCGCGGAACCGATGCGGAACCGGATGCGGGCAATCATGCAGGGACGGTGCGCGGGTTGCGTGGGTGAGGACGTGGCGCACGACTCGTGGCCTTTCGGGGATCCTCCGATCGTGTTCCGGGCATACCGCGGAGACCCCGTTACGCTGCATCTGGTGATGGCCGCGATCAAGGAGAGCCACGTCTTCCATCTGCACGTCCACCAGTGGCTCCGCGATCCGGACGAACCCGACTCCAACGTGATCGACTCGATCGCCGCCACGCCCCAGCAGGTCGTCCGCATCGATCTGCTTTACGGAGCGGGCAGCTTCCAGCGCGCCATCGGTGACAGCATCTTCCACTGCCACTTCTACCCACACTTCCACCACGGGATGTGGGGGATCCTGCGCACTCTGGACGTGCAGGAGGACGGGACGCGCCGCTATCCGGACGGGTCTCCCATCCCGGCACTGCTGCCGCTGGCCGACCGCCCGGCGCCCCCCCGGCCGACGCCTTCGCGACCGGGGTTTCCCCACTTCATCCCGGGGAGGTTCGGGCAAAAGGCGCCCAAGCCGCCCCTGGCCATCGCCGGCGGCCGGGCACCCACCCCGCTGGAGGCGGCCCACATGGACGCGCGGGCGACGCCGGGGGCCGTGTTCGCCAATCCCGCGCCGGCCGGCGCTCCCGTGCGCCGCTATCGCCTGGTGGCCATCCAGCGACCCATTGTGTACAACCGCGCCGGGTGGCACGATCCGCAGGGGCGACTGTTCGTGCTCGCCGAGGACGAGGAGGCCGTGCGGCGCGGAGAACTCGAGCCCGAGCCCCTGGTGATCCGCGCCAACGCGGGTGAGGTGCTGGAGATCGAACTGACGAACAAGCTACCGGCGACCTTCGGTGGCACGGCGTTCATACCCGAGGTCGAGACCACCGACTGTGGGCTGCATGTGCACCTGGTCAAGTTCGATCCGCTGGTCGCGGACGGATCCAACGTCGGCTGGAACTACGACAGCAGCGCGGGCACCGGAGAGACCATCCGGTACGTGTGGTATGCCGACTCCGAATTACGGGTCGTCTACTTTCACGATCACCTGTTTGCCACGACGCACCAGCGGAACGGTCTGTTCGGTGCGGCGGTCGTCGAGCCTGCCGGTTCCACGTTTCACCGGCCCGCGGACCTCGCTCCGGCGGACAGCGGAACCCGGGCCGCCATCCTGCATCCCCTCGAACCAGACTACCGTGAACTGGTCCTGGCGGTGCAGGACTTCGCACCCCTCTTCGACCGCGACGGCAACCCGCTTGACCCGCCGCCGGTCCCGGGGCTCTTGGACGACAACGGCGTCATGGCGGTCAACTACCGCAGCGAGCCCCTCCGGGAGCGCCGGGACCGGGGTGACAACGCCTATGCGTTCAGTTCCTGGGTCCACGGCGATCCCGTGACCCCACGCTTGGAAGGCTATGCCGGCGACCCGGTTCGCCTCCGGCTGTTCTCCGGCGCTCACGAGGAGATCCACTCCTTCAACCTCCAGCGCTATCGCTGGCTGGAGGAGCCGCGGAACCCGGACTCACGCAGGCGGCAGCAGCAGGCGTTCGGGGTGTCCGAGGCGTTCACACTGGACTTCAACCTGGCAGGCCACGGAGACCGGGATTTCGACGTGCTGTGGTACTTTGGCGCCATCGATGACCTGTGGCTGGGTTGCTGGGGCCTGGTGCGCGTCTTCGGCCAGGCGGTGCCGCACCTTGCCGCACTGCCCGATCGACCTCCGCCCAGCCCCCGCACCCGTCCGCTGCCGGCTCCGACGGGACACCCACCGGCCCCGGCCGCGCCGCCGGAGCCCGGCGGCCCGGTGCGCCAGATCCGACTGGTGGCTGTCCGGCAGCGGCTGAAATACAACCGGTTCGGCGACCACGATCCCGAGGGGCTGGTGCTGATCCCCGAAGAGGAACTCCCGGCCGTGCGCGCGGGACGGCGCGCACCCCGTCCGCTGGTGCTGTACGCCAGCGAAGGCGAGTGGCTGGAGGTGCGCGTGCGCAACGAGGTGCCGCCGCTCACTCCTCCCGTCCGTCCCGCAGTACCCGTGGACGCACCCTGGACACCGTCCGAACGGGTGGGCGTGTTTCCCCAGTACCTGGCCTTCGACCCCTTCACCGCTAGTGGTGGTGCCGTGGGATTCAACGCGGACGCCACTGCGGGTCGCGGCGGGGAAATCGTGTACCGCTGGCGGGCGGAAACCGGGGTGGGGGCCGGACTGCTCTTTGCGGGGGCGGATCCCCGTACGCACCGCCACCATGGCCTCTTCGGGGCGGTGGTGGTCACCCCGCCGGGAACGGTACCGGTCGACCCGCGCACGGGTCGCCGTGTGGCCTTCGGCGAGCGGGTAGTGCTCCACCACCCGTTGCTCCCGTCGTCGCGCTCCCTGACCCTGTTGCTCCACGATGGGGCATACCTGCTGGACGCGCGTGGCAACCCGGTACCGGACCCCGGTGGCAACCCCACCGGGGGACCGCCCCTCGGGGGCTCGACGGTCGACGAAGAAGACCGCGGGCAGCGGGGATTCAACTACCGCAACGAGCCGTTGTGGCGCCGGCTGCGGCGCGTTCCCCGGGTGCGTCACGTCTTCCGTTCGCAGGTCCACGGGGATCCGGCGACGCCACTGCCCAAGGTGCGGGCGGGCGATCCCGTCGTCATTCACCTGCTTCATGCGGCCGACAAGCCCCGCACCCACAGTTTCCTCGTCCACGGCCACCGCTGGCTCGCGTGGGGCGCTGCCACCGGCGGGGCGACCATCGGTGTGATCAGCGTGGGCGACGGGATGAGCCTCTGGCTGGAAGGGGGGGCGGGCGGCTGGCTCAGGCGCAGGGGTGACTACGCGTACCGCTCTGGGGTCCTGCGCTGGCACCTGGAGATGGGTTTGTGGGGTCTCCTGCGCGTGTACCCGGCCCGATGGGGTCACCGAGACCCGCGGATCGGGTGGGCCGGTGCCGGGGTGGCGCCGGTTCCGCCGCGGGCTCGGGAGCCGGCCAAGGCGGTGCGGGAACCCCTCGGTCCGCGCCGCCCGGGTCGCGGACGCTGAGGTGTGGCACCTGGGAAGGGCCTGTTCAACAGGCCGCGCCCCTCCGGTCGCACGTGGGCGACCGAGAGGGGCGCGGCCGTTCGCTTCGGTGGGGCCGCCGGCATGGCGGGCGGCGCGGGCGGGTTCTCAGAGCGTCGCCAGGAGGGCGGCGAGGAGCGCGGTGCGAGGTGCGAGGCTGGAGACCTCCACGTACTCCCACGT
Coding sequences:
- a CDS encoding TAXI family TRAP transporter solute-binding subunit: MQRRSGWRVALFTVLVGALLAGCAGQPQGGGQGQGSAPPAQQQPAAQSSGGGAQRQPVTLTWAAGSVGGGWYTQAGGLADVIHQKVPWINIKVVPGGGVQNVLAVDAGQEAELAWGLPPLVDAAMKGQDPYKAPVKNVRAILAGMGINHFHMIAGADTDIRSFEDIFGGKKPLKIALPTVGSSDEWVFRRIMAFYNTSYEDLQKKGYKFFNVSYQEQSNAYRDRNADVWFTQLALPAAAVQEGTQGRKGRLIPFPPELVQHLQGMALLSQKIPAGTYKNVENTEDVPVVAMGNVILVNANVPDDVVYAITKALNEDGLKEAKAVQPQFASYDPSVGPKGTGAPLHPGAERWYKEKGLLK
- a CDS encoding multicopper oxidase domain-containing protein encodes the protein MSRMLRRYHVVAVSVPITYNRHGDHDPNGKMLVLAEHLDELRRQVAERPAEPVPLAQPLVLRACLGDRVRVAFENRLDQPASLHVNGLTYDVYASDGASVGANPDTTVVPGGVMVYEWHADRLGAYLFHDLADPRAGDAGSQVHGLWGVVLVEPPGSRWLDPETHRPLAAGTEAVVEHPLLPDRREFVACFHDEAPVVDRDGNTPVDPLTGQPDATHAINYRAEPMRNRMRAIMQGRCAGCVGEDVAHDSWPFGDPPIVFRAYRGDPVTLHLVMAAIKESHVFHLHVHQWLRDPDEPDSNVIDSIAATPQQVVRIDLLYGAGSFQRAIGDSIFHCHFYPHFHHGMWGILRTLDVQEDGTRRYPDGSPIPALLPLADRPAPPRPTPSRPGFPHFIPGRFGQKAPKPPLAIAGGRAPTPLEAAHMDARATPGAVFANPAPAGAPVRRYRLVAIQRPIVYNRAGWHDPQGRLFVLAEDEEAVRRGELEPEPLVIRANAGEVLEIELTNKLPATFGGTAFIPEVETTDCGLHVHLVKFDPLVADGSNVGWNYDSSAGTGETIRYVWYADSELRVVYFHDHLFATTHQRNGLFGAAVVEPAGSTFHRPADLAPADSGTRAAILHPLEPDYRELVLAVQDFAPLFDRDGNPLDPPPVPGLLDDNGVMAVNYRSEPLRERRDRGDNAYAFSSWVHGDPVTPRLEGYAGDPVRLRLFSGAHEEIHSFNLQRYRWLEEPRNPDSRRRQQQAFGVSEAFTLDFNLAGHGDRDFDVLWYFGAIDDLWLGCWGLVRVFGQAVPHLAALPDRPPPSPRTRPLPAPTGHPPAPAAPPEPGGPVRQIRLVAVRQRLKYNRFGDHDPEGLVLIPEEELPAVRAGRRAPRPLVLYASEGEWLEVRVRNEVPPLTPPVRPAVPVDAPWTPSERVGVFPQYLAFDPFTASGGAVGFNADATAGRGGEIVYRWRAETGVGAGLLFAGADPRTHRHHGLFGAVVVTPPGTVPVDPRTGRRVAFGERVVLHHPLLPSSRSLTLLLHDGAYLLDARGNPVPDPGGNPTGGPPLGGSTVDEEDRGQRGFNYRNEPLWRRLRRVPRVRHVFRSQVHGDPATPLPKVRAGDPVVIHLLHAADKPRTHSFLVHGHRWLAWGAATGGATIGVISVGDGMSLWLEGGAGGWLRRRGDYAYRSGVLRWHLEMGLWGLLRVYPARWGHRDPRIGWAGAGVAPVPPRAREPAKAVREPLGPRRPGRGR